The Mangifera indica cultivar Alphonso chromosome 12, CATAS_Mindica_2.1, whole genome shotgun sequence DNA window AAAATCCAAGTATGAGAGAGATCCATCAAAGAGGTACATGAAAGGGGGTGGTCCAATGGTTAATGATGCTTGATGTCTTCTTCAAACTCATTGctttatacaaatttttcttGGGCCAATGcataaatgaatgaatgaatgaaattGTGGATTGAGTGGGCAAAGTAGACCCACAAGGTGAAAGGAGAGATTAAAGTTGTATTATTCAGAGAGGTTGAGATTCCATTCTATCACCACAAGATGTTGCTTCCTTTTGAAGTGCTTTCAGACAACACTTGTTAACTTTACTTTCTTTGTTCACTTTTCTGCTATTAGTAGCCAAATTTGCTTGTTTAAATCTAATCAATAAAAAGGAAGCAAATGCTTGTGGACATGAAGTGGGAATTGAGAGGGCATGTTTTTTGTGTTGTCATTCACCCttaaaaccaaattttattggaaaaaaaaaaaaaaaaagagctcaAGGGTGGTTTTAATCTCATACTTAATAGATGTTAGAtcttaataataacaaatattgatGGTTTTATTTTCTGAACTTTGGGCTTGACTCCttgactctatatatataaaaaaaattgtttttgggttttcaaagagatcatttgaatgacaaaaatatgagATTTCAAACATAAGAGTAATGGTTCAAATCACGTTTGGcgatatttcaatttttacttTGCCGTCGCTGTGACCTTGTATGTTTTCTAGATcttaaaaaaatccaatttgtGAAGCCCAGAGCCAAATTTAGGAAACTATACTGAAAAAACTTCAAAACCATTGTGCACACCAGAAGGAAGTACATACTAGACATGTCAAAAACACAAGTTATAGTATagaaagagaattttttttaagtgtaatTTGCTTTTAGAAGAAATCATCACTCACACTGGAGGTAATTCAATCTGCTTTGTTGAGtcccttgtttttttttttttttaaaaccctcTTCATTCTTCACTTTTAACAGGCAGAGCTCCACTTCAAACCTAATCAAATGgctatgaaaaagaaaaagtgaaacGTTTTAAAGCAAACTTTTGtacttaaaaatcaaaattatttcaatttagtAATCCTCCAGATCTTcacaaaatcttaaaatgaaTTGAATAGCTGATGAATGATTTGGATATAACTGATTAATATACCGTTGAAAGCCATTTTTTTACCTCCAACCAAATCCACGCTTGTATATATATTCACAGAATAACCTCAGGAACTTTTCATTACATAAAATTTCTCACCCTGAAATTGCATCCTACCTTGTCAAATAATCAACACCCCGCATGGAAAAGAACCCTTCTTCCTTTTCTAATTTATTCAGCTATTTAGAcgaatatttttcaaatcatcTAGGCCTAACCCACCTCATCAACAGTTATAGAAACATCACCTTGTTGCCCTGGTGCATTTCCAGGATGATGCCTGGTTTCAGAATCCACATCAGCTGCATCAGAACTTGTTGCTGTTGTTGTTTGCTCCAGCAATGACTGTCTACAAGTTGGGCAAGAAGAGTGAGCCAACAACCATCTATCAATACACCTTACATGAAAACCATGGTCACATTTAGGCAAAACTCTGATTTTTTCACCGTCCATAAAGTCTCCAAGACAAATTGTACAATCTGTAGCCTTAATCTTTATTCCTGCAGTGCCATAAACAGCTACTGGAATCTGGCGCAATGCACTCTTTTTAAGCCCTGTGGCTGCTAAACGTGCTGCAGTTTCGTCCGGTGTCTCGAAAGCAAACCTTCTGCTACATCGAAGAGCACAACGAACAATCGAGTTCAGTCCTAGAGCACAAATTAAGGCGCATAACAAAGCCGCCAGTATGATCACCATGTTGGTGTCAAAGTTGGCTTCACTTGGGTAAGAATTCCGAGTCCTGGTAGTTCCATTATTTGCTGATGGGCTTGACTGTTTATCGAGAAGTAGACGATGAGGATGATCAAGTCTCTCCATTGCTTGAGAAGAGCTGACCGACTGTGCTTCTTGATCAGTTTACTTGTTATCTTTAATGAATCGGACCACAAAAGATATTGACAGAAGAGAATTCATGACACTCATGTATTGAGTAAGGCCTTCCCTTATTTGCTTCACCCTGAGGGCCACTTGTTGCTTGTACCTTACGGACGAAACACACTCAAAAGTCTGAGCTTGAAGCTGCTTTGTCTCTTCTGCTTCTTGTTCTATTTTCAACCaaggagaaagaaagacaaatgTGGCTCTAAGTTAATGAAAACCTCTGTTAGGTTTCGCCTACACAAAAACctcaataaacaaaaacaaaaggcaTCATCTATGTAGGAGATTAGGATTAGAAAAGcaaaatatttaatagtatCGGAGACTTGAAAGTGTGATGTTCACAAAATGTTGCCCACAAGCAAATGAATCTCTAATCCTTccaacaaaatcaaacatgaaagaaaattacatgtaaataaaaaaaaaaaaagaagttttgGGAAATTTTTGTGCTTGCAAATAAATACCAGAAGAGAGAGGAAAACCAAatttggagagagagagagagagagagagagagggtttTCTTAATGTTTTGAGTTGAATATGGAGGGTCTAATAAAGGGGCATGTGGTGTCTGGATATGGCAGAGGAACCACTGGGGTACAGAAGAGATTTAGATACCAAATGAGAGCAAGAGATGTTTTGGAGTCTTTTCACAAGCAATATAATTGAGATAAATGAAAACAGATGGTTAATCTTTAGAATCAAACTGAAGAGAAAAAGTGAGAGAGAATATTGATTATGGTACCTGATCCCACCTAATCTCAATtagcttaaaaaataattattcttcaGCACAAAATCCTCCTCGCACACTTCCCTCTCTTCTTTTAATGAGAAGATGAATAAGTTTTGTTCTCTCATTTCAGCCACTGCCTACCGTCAAATCCCTAGTACTGATAAATTGTTAATGTCTTGCCGTCCTTTTATTTGTACAAAATATTCACTGCAGAAATAGTATCAcatataaaacatgaaacagtGAAAGTTAAACCTATCAGTTTGAAGGGAGGCTGCCAAAATGACAGTATCCACCCAGCatcaatattatcttatttgagcCTGTATGGCGATCTGATTAGATTAGAAAACTTAGATTAATAAATGGGAAAGTTTTCTGTCTTTTTCTCTATGATTAATATGTGATGGGGACTTGTTTATGCTCCTGAGAATTCTGTGAAGGTGAACTTAATGTATGAAAAAGAGAGGCTAAGTGGCGTGTAAAGAAAGGATTGGCACATGGGAATCATGTGGTGAAGGCAAATCCTCCATGACTCAAAGTTGATAGCCGCACAAATGTCAGGTCTTTGGTAAAATTTACTACCACAGTAAACTCTTTGATTCGACAACACCTGTCTCTCCATACATCTTCCATTGAAACCATTTCATGTCATGTCATGTCACCCACCCACTCAACTAACCCTCATAAAATTTTCAGCTTTATTGGGTACAGCAAATGAAGAAACACTTGAGAACAAAGTTTTTTGTTTCTAAGtttcttataaatgtttagAACTCGTAACTTAAAGAATACTGAAATTGTCTCTGATCAAAttccaaatttttattctttaacgATATGAGAAAGTGCAGAGTCACATTAGGATCAAGGTCTAAGAAACAGAGGAGCCCACAAGAGGGAACTGATAGATGGCTGAACATTAGCAGGAGGAAGTAAGAAAATGTGCTCGCATCAATTCAATACCCACTGACTAAGGCATTAGTGTcgttaaacaaaatttaatatctcTCCAATAATGTTCCAAATCTATGTACATCACATCAACTTTTCAGTGACAGAAATACTATGATTGGAATTTTGTTCTTTAGACTTGGCTTAGGCTAAGGCCAAGCTGCCAATTGTTTCATCTCTTAACATGGGTTGGATTGGATCCAGTATAAGTCTTTCTCTTTGACTATTCTCCTTATATGGGTAAGTGGGTTATCATTTTGAAGATTGGATTCATGAAAGAACATAAATGTATTAAGATTGAGCATTTCTAGCTAAAGAAAACACTTGTGCCTACTTTGCAAGCCACCTAATAGAAATGCgcttaaattcttaaatataaaCCAACAATATAAATTTGCTTACCAGTTTGTATGGGTCAGGAAGGATGTAGACAAAGGGTGATGAAATGAAAAGTAGAAAGATGGAGaaattaaaacgacatcgtagTTGagaagttaatatttttaaataaaaggggGTGACAAAGAGCTTGTCTCAACGTGAGCACAGTACAGAAAACAAAACTCTTcattctcttttctctctctctgtatCTGCAAGAAAACTCGAAGTATGGAGAACCAAGATCCGTCAAACACTCCTCCACGTGGTCCCTACCACCGCCGAGCACAATCCGAAGTCCAGTACCGGTTACCCGAGGACCTGGATCTGGTATCGGATCCATTGTTCGATGGTCTTGGAGGATCAGAGGACGATTTGTTTTGCAGTTACATGGACATTGAAAAACTTGGCTCCATTCCCACCACCCAAGACAACCCGCCCAAACCCGATGCCGCCAATGCCAATGTCCCATCCAAGCCACGCCATCGTTACAGTAATTCAGTTGATGGTTCCACTTCGTCTTCCTCAATTATGGAGTCTATTGAAGCTAAGAAAGCTATGGATCCTGATAAGTTAGCCGAGCTGTGGACCGTGGATCCAAAACGAGCTAAAAGGTGTGatatttttagttgtttttttgaaaagatttgtttttttcttttgaattatgtGCATTTATGTTAgtagtaataatgaaatttagaTTGTATGTAGTATAAGTTTAGTGACGTACTTTGATAGCTGCTATCTTTTTGGTGATATTGACTTTTTAGAGGTGCAATGCCAGAGCATTTCCCTAGTTAAAGGAAGAATGTAGGGAGAAGATTTAAGTTTTGGAGAATAGCTAGAGACCCTTTTTGCGAATGTTTGTTATGGTGGTTAAAGTTGAAAACTCTTTTTCATTTCTAGTGTGTAAAAGAGAAGATTAATTGTTGGGATTTATAATTTGAGCTTTATTGAAACGTAGTTAAGTACCTTTTGTTGAATTTGGCAATGTTAGCCGATAGAGTTAGTAACTTTTCTTTgctgtaatttatttttgcatttgatttatgttttctttgGTTACTTCGATGATGTGTTTTGGGATTGTAAATGAACTCTGGATTCACCATTTACACGACGAGTGATATCTATTTGATTTTCAGTTTCATTGAATGTTAAGATTTGACAAATCCATGTAAATTTAGCCAAGTTCAGCTTCCCAAAAAAAGCATATATGGTGATCTGTTATATCTTTCACTTGGTGAATGATATAGAACTGTGCCCTCTGGACGTAAAAATAAGGTTTTGCTGAACCTTTTAATCTGCATGCCTAATAGTTAGAACATTTTTAAGTGGTTACACGGGACGACATTGTTTTATTACATGGGCTGAATTGCTGAAATTTCCCTTTCAAGTTTCAGCAATAGTTAGATCAACATTCAAACAGTTAATCTACATTTGGGTAATGCCATACGTTTTTCGTAGGAAACTATTAAAATATAGAGCTCTAACCTATGATTTAGTGTATCCTctgttttcttttaaataaaaaatatgaaggaTTAACCAGACAGTTCTTAGAGTTCTAATTCTGTTTTCTTGAGTCAAAATATCTTTTGTTATTAGATGTAGTTTAACGTGTTTATGGAGCTTCACAGCATTGTGCACTTCATCCCTTGtgtttattgttattaatatttccTCTTGCAAATCACTCTTTAAAACAGGATTCTTGCGAATCGGCAGTCTGCTGCTCGTTCAAAAGAGAGGAAAGCACGCTATATAACTGAACTTGAGAGAAAGGTCCAGACACTTCAAACAGAAGCCACTACCCTATCTGCACAACTCACACTATTCCAGGTTTTCCTTTTTACACTTTTCTGACttaaatattatagttataGGAATAAAAAGATGTTCTTGGCGTCCTTTGCATAATGTGGAACCTGCTTGTAGAAAAAACTGTACACAAATTGATGATTGTGCAGATTTACATCAATTTCCTTAATATTGTATAAGAACAAAACTGTATTTGATGATTCCTGTAAAGGAAAACTTAGTgactattttttctcttttcattggCTTCAATTCTTTTTGGTGTTCAATATTGCTTCTACGTTATCTTTCAAAGCATCTACTCCTgataaattagataaaactttaaaaaagagaATGGTTATGCTAATGTTAGTTCGTTTGATCTCTATTTGTTGCTTCCATATATTCTTTTAGGAACATCTACCTAATAACTTATGGTCTATTCTTTTGTTCTCATCAGAGAGACACAACAGATTTGTCTACTGAGAACACAGAGCTTAAACTTCGGTTACAGGCTATGGAACAACAGGCTCAGTTACGTGATGGTATGTTTTACACACACCCCGTTTTAATTATAATCTCTGTCCATTTGTCTTCTGAACAATGTTTGCTATAGTTGACATGCCAAGGTGCATGTTCCCCTTTTTTATCATCTTGGTAAGACTCAAACCACACTGAAGATCTACTGCCCCCGGGCAAAATATAGCTGTCAAGCTTAGTAGAAAGCatgaaaatattcaattacagTATAAGCAAGCCTTTGCATTATCTGGCCCAGTTCAGGATATTGTCTTAATGCACCTTTACAAATAATGCAATAAAGTTGAAGATTCTATGATGTACTGTGTGCTTCATCTAATTTAAGCCTATCAATAtactttcaaattataatttgggTCTACCAATGCATCAAAATTGGTCCTCACTTGGCTTTGCACTGCAGaaaggtttgtttttttttttacccctaTTTTTGTTCCAGGTAAGAATTAAAGCCACAACCCCACCTCACACACCATTAATGCAATGCTTAACTTTAGGGTATGGACCCTATCATAGAGGATTGAAAAATCTGAAGACTAATCATTATGCCCTGTTTGTAACAGCATTTTGTCCATCTCTTAACAGATATAATCtctcatattatttttctccctttttttttttttttttctgatatctTACCATTTTACCTTCTCATGACTATGTCATTGAATTACAGCTCTGAATGAAGCACTAAAGAAGGAAGTAGAGAGGCTGAAGATTGCAACTGGAGAAATAATGACCCCCACAGATACCTACAACTTAGGCATGCAACACATTCCATATAGTCAATCATTGTTTTACCAACACCCATCACAATCTGGGCCAGGAGACTCTcagaacatgcaaatgccacAATTACATCCATTTCACGCTAACACATCAGGGCCCCTTCAGCCTATGCTAGCCACAGCCCAGTCACGTGCCTTCTCAGATATGCTGCAGCAGGATCCCCTTGGCAGATTGCAGGGGCTGGATATCAATAGCAGAAGTTCTCATCTAGTTAAGTCTGAAGGCCCCTCAATTTCTGCCAGTGAAAGCAGCAGCACATTCTGATAAAGGTTGCCAATCTTCTGTCCACCGTGTTTGTTGAATTGTTCATAGTCTGACCTTATTGACAGCCACAGGTactgtttatttgatttcaattcttttttgtGAGTGGGAGTTAGGTTTTTCAGTAGCTTTGCCATTTCTAAGATATTGGTGAGTTCTTTCCCTGTCcgattcaaatttcatttctttggGGCATTCATCAGGAAATAGAAGTTTCCTTTTTAAGGAGTAGAAGTGCATCTTTTCTTGCCAGAATCCATCATTGTATTGTCTGTTTGTTACTGTTTAAACTCTCTGATCACcatagaataattttttataatcttactttttatatatattttctatctttttctctCCCCCCTTTCTCTTAAATCTTATCTGTTCCCTCATGCCTTTGGTTTACAGCTTCCTTACTCCTCAAACATCAAATGTGATTGCAGGAATTATGAATGGTGGTGGCCTTTAACCCGCCTGTAAGGCCACCGTTATATTCATTAGTTGTAAATATCAACACAATATGCCATGGTGGTTTAAACTC harbors:
- the LOC123192938 gene encoding RING-H2 finger protein ATL74-like; amino-acid sequence: MERLDHPHRLLLDKQSSPSANNGTTRTRNSYPSEANFDTNMVIILAALLCALICALGLNSIVRCALRCSRRFAFETPDETAARLAATGLKKSALRQIPVAVYGTAGIKIKATDCTICLGDFMDGEKIRVLPKCDHGFHVRCIDRWLLAHSSCPTCRQSLLEQTTTATSSDAADVDSETRHHPGNAPGQQGDVSITVDEVG
- the LOC123230345 gene encoding bZIP transcription factor 18, whose translation is MENQDPSNTPPRGPYHRRAQSEVQYRLPEDLDLVSDPLFDGLGGSEDDLFCSYMDIEKLGSIPTTQDNPPKPDAANANVPSKPRHRYSNSVDGSTSSSSIMESIEAKKAMDPDKLAELWTVDPKRAKRILANRQSAARSKERKARYITELERKVQTLQTEATTLSAQLTLFQRDTTDLSTENTELKLRLQAMEQQAQLRDALNEALKKEVERLKIATGEIMTPTDTYNLGMQHIPYSQSLFYQHPSQSGPGDSQNMQMPQLHPFHANTSGPLQPMLATAQSRAFSDMLQQDPLGRLQGLDINSRSSHLVKSEGPSISASESSSTF